Proteins from a genomic interval of Balaenoptera musculus isolate JJ_BM4_2016_0621 chromosome 16, mBalMus1.pri.v3, whole genome shotgun sequence:
- the UROS gene encoding uroporphyrinogen-III synthase isoform X4 — protein MKVLLLKDPKEDDCGQDPYIRELGLYGLEATLIPVLSFEFLSVPSFSEKLSHPEGYGGLIFTSPRAVEAVELCLEKDNKTEVWRKSLKEKWNAKSVYVVGNATASLVNKIGLHTEGENCGNAEKLAEYICSMRRSPI, from the exons ATGAAGGTTCTTTTACTGAAAGACCCTAAGGAGGACGACTGTGGCCAGGATCCCTACATCCGG GAATTAGGATTATATGGACTCGAAGCCACTTTGATCCCTGTTTTGTCATTTGAGTTTTTGTCTGTTCCCAGTTTTTCGGAGAAG CTGTCTCACCCTGAAGGTTACGGGGGCCTCATTTTTACCAGCCCCAGAGCAGTGGAAGCAGTGGAGCTGTGTTTGGAGAAAGACAATAAAACCGAAG TCTGGAGAAAGtctctgaaagaaaaatggaatgcTAAGTCAGTGTATGTGGTGGGAAATGCTACTGCTTCTCTAG tGAATAAAATTGGCCTGCATACAGAAGGAGAAAACTGTGGAAATGCAGAAAAGCTTGCAGAGTACATTTGTTCTA TGCGGAGGAGTCCCATCTGA